One segment of Desulfosudis oleivorans Hxd3 DNA contains the following:
- a CDS encoding lipoprotein-releasing ABC transporter permease subunit gives MMYELFIGRRHLMTAKRNVFVSLITLLSVVGVIIGVMALIIVIAVMSGFEADIKARILGIESHVVLSRHGGELHDYERVVQEVSRHPEVETQLPFIMTQVMFRSSYGVSGGLLKGVEPDKAAHVMTIFKNMEPLAEKLRQRTKDQAPGIVLGKELAQRLGVTEGDTVYLVLSMGALSPVGHMPAVKRFAVTGIFEAGMHEYDSAFSYIHLAEAQHILHMDNSVGGIEIRVKDIYRADTVGEQLVARLGYPYYARDWMSMNRNLFSALKLEKTVMFIILTLIILVAAFNIASSLIMIVMNKKREIGILKAMGATRKSIKRIFVIEGMIIGGAGTLLGLFFGVLACLLLQRYQFIDLPDDVYYITTLPVQLELTDGLIIALAALAICYLATLYPANQASKVDPVEAIRYG, from the coding sequence ATGATGTATGAACTGTTCATCGGTAGACGCCACCTGATGACGGCCAAGCGCAACGTGTTTGTCTCCCTGATCACCCTGCTGTCGGTGGTGGGGGTCATCATCGGGGTCATGGCCCTGATCATCGTCATCGCCGTGATGTCCGGGTTTGAAGCCGACATCAAGGCGCGCATTCTCGGCATTGAGTCCCATGTGGTGCTCTCCCGCCACGGCGGTGAACTTCATGACTACGAACGCGTTGTGCAGGAGGTTTCCCGTCACCCTGAAGTGGAAACGCAACTGCCCTTTATCATGACCCAGGTCATGTTCCGTTCTTCCTATGGGGTGTCCGGCGGGCTTTTAAAAGGCGTGGAACCGGACAAGGCCGCCCATGTCATGACCATCTTTAAGAACATGGAACCCCTGGCGGAAAAGCTTCGGCAGCGCACCAAAGACCAGGCGCCGGGTATTGTGCTGGGCAAGGAACTGGCCCAGCGACTGGGCGTAACGGAAGGCGACACGGTGTATCTTGTGCTCTCCATGGGGGCGCTCTCCCCGGTGGGCCATATGCCGGCGGTCAAGCGGTTCGCGGTGACCGGCATTTTTGAAGCGGGCATGCACGAGTATGACAGTGCTTTTTCCTATATTCACCTGGCCGAGGCCCAGCATATCCTGCACATGGACAACAGCGTGGGTGGTATTGAAATACGGGTGAAGGACATCTACCGGGCCGATACCGTCGGCGAGCAGCTGGTTGCCCGCCTGGGTTACCCCTATTACGCCAGGGACTGGATGTCCATGAACCGAAACCTGTTTTCGGCACTGAAACTTGAAAAGACCGTGATGTTCATTATTCTGACCCTGATCATCCTTGTGGCGGCCTTTAATATCGCCAGTTCGCTGATCATGATCGTGATGAACAAAAAACGGGAGATCGGCATTCTAAAGGCCATGGGCGCCACCCGGAAAAGCATCAAGCGTATTTTTGTCATTGAGGGCATGATCATCGGGGGGGCCGGCACCCTGCTGGGCCTCTTTTTTGGCGTGCTTGCCTGCCTGCTCCTTCAACGGTACCAGTTTATCGATCTGCCTGATGACGTCTACTACATTACCACCCTGCCGGTGCAGCTGGAGCTGACTGACGGACTGATCATCGCCCTGGCGGCCCTGGCCATCTGCTATCTGGCCACCCTCTATCCCGCCAACCAGGCATCCAAGGTGGACCCGGTGGAGGCGATCCGTTATGGTTGA
- a CDS encoding two-component system sensor histidine kinase NtrB, with amino-acid sequence MPKEKTSSLPPGERIAISVVDATMDLFAQEFSRRLKWLIALRAMFGLFLLGSTVAFTRIKKFSAAADPLILLYFLSAFILLLSLAYAILMLFIKRKKLFTFVQLIMDTFIVTTIIFITGSFSSVFSFLYLIVVISACFFLLRKGGMIIAALCSIQYGLMIDLEYYGILRPFEMAHIFGVASYSGPHILYKMIVTILACFVVAFLTSLLVEQEQRAKKELWAMRKHVDRVERMAAIGEMAAGLAHEIKNPLAALTGAIEMLNSELTFFDPDGARLMGIVKRETKRLNTLVTNFLLFARPQRGKAQSVLLDRVIRDTLDLFEKGINEDWIVCRSVLAPNIWVDVDPEYLRQILWNLLLNAADAIRDSGRKEGVITVTTASARDHLAAIEVADNGCGMPESDMDAIFNPFFTTKPKGTGLGLSVVHRLVEAYGGRIDVESLQGQGSRFSLFLEKVPAPLDQPTALET; translated from the coding sequence ATGCCGAAAGAAAAAACATCATCATTGCCGCCGGGCGAACGAATCGCGATATCCGTGGTGGATGCCACCATGGACCTGTTTGCGCAGGAGTTCAGCCGGCGGCTTAAATGGCTGATCGCTCTGCGGGCCATGTTCGGACTTTTTTTACTCGGCTCCACGGTGGCCTTTACCCGCATCAAGAAGTTTTCCGCCGCCGCCGACCCATTGATCCTGCTCTATTTTCTTTCCGCCTTCATTCTTCTTCTCTCTCTGGCTTACGCCATCCTGATGCTGTTTATAAAGAGAAAGAAGCTGTTCACGTTTGTCCAGCTGATTATGGACACATTCATCGTCACAACGATCATCTTTATCACCGGCTCTTTTTCCAGCGTCTTTTCGTTTCTCTATCTCATCGTGGTGATCAGCGCCTGTTTTTTTCTGCTTCGAAAGGGCGGTATGATCATCGCGGCCCTGTGCAGTATTCAATACGGCCTGATGATCGACCTGGAATATTACGGCATTCTGCGACCCTTTGAGATGGCCCATATCTTCGGGGTGGCATCCTACAGCGGCCCCCATATTCTTTATAAGATGATCGTGACCATTCTGGCCTGTTTTGTGGTCGCCTTTCTCACCAGCCTGCTGGTGGAGCAGGAGCAGCGCGCCAAAAAAGAGTTGTGGGCCATGCGCAAGCATGTGGACCGGGTGGAGCGCATGGCCGCCATCGGGGAAATGGCCGCCGGCCTGGCCCATGAGATAAAGAACCCTTTAGCGGCCCTCACCGGTGCTATTGAGATGCTCAACAGTGAACTGACTTTTTTTGATCCTGACGGGGCCCGGTTGATGGGGATTGTCAAGCGGGAAACCAAGCGGCTCAACACGCTGGTGACCAATTTTCTTTTGTTTGCCAGACCCCAAAGGGGCAAGGCTCAGTCGGTTCTTCTGGACCGGGTGATCCGCGACACCCTTGATCTGTTTGAAAAGGGGATCAATGAAGACTGGATCGTCTGCCGGTCGGTTCTGGCCCCCAATATCTGGGTGGATGTGGATCCCGAATATCTGCGGCAGATTCTCTGGAACCTGCTGCTCAACGCGGCCGACGCCATTCGGGACAGTGGCCGGAAAGAAGGCGTCATCACCGTGACCACAGCCTCGGCCAGGGACCATTTGGCCGCCATCGAGGTGGCTGATAACGGCTGTGGCATGCCGGAAAGCGATATGGATGCCATCTTTAACCCTTTTTTTACCACCAAGCCCAAGGGAACGGGTCTTGGTCTTTCCGTGGTGCATCGCCTGGTTGAAGCCTATGGCGGCCGGATCGACGTGGAGAGCCTCCAGGGGCAGGGGTCCCGGTTCAGCCTGTTCCTGGAAAAAGTCCCCGCACCGCTGGACCAACCGACCGCGCTTGAAACTTAA
- a CDS encoding DUF1015 domain-containing protein produces MARVVPLRGILYNPEKTGGFGNVVSPPYDVISAGYQKVLCDRHPHNVVRLILGEPGENAGETPRFYGASAQRFEEWRAQGILAQDSEPAFYLSSVTFSVEQQTYTRYGIIAEVGLEPFERGIILPHERTSSKVKADRLLLTKATKANFSPIFSLFSDDDNRVLNLVKQATGGNTPDASFVDDRGEKQCLWRITDKAVQQEISRAMADKQLFIADGHHRYETALAYRQWVADQTPDFSDRHPADYVLMYLSSMADPGLVILPAHRLLKGVAPARRDRFLEEASACFDIQTIPVTGADLSAARKELMGQLQADTANNTIGCAIGGKDAFYLLTPKPRVMETVFSGEVPPVLRTLDVTVLTRLILIQILGYPLADLDDEHVLAYTSIAGEAFDAVASGDCDMAFLLNPTTNDQMKAVAGAGEIMPRKSTFYYPKVFAGLVLSSKAGTR; encoded by the coding sequence ATGGCACGCGTTGTCCCTTTGCGGGGGATTCTCTATAATCCTGAAAAAACGGGGGGTTTTGGAAACGTGGTCTCCCCTCCCTACGATGTCATCTCAGCTGGCTACCAGAAGGTCCTGTGTGACCGCCACCCCCATAATGTGGTCCGGCTGATTCTCGGCGAGCCCGGGGAAAACGCCGGGGAAACTCCACGGTTTTACGGGGCCTCGGCCCAGCGGTTTGAAGAATGGCGGGCACAAGGCATTCTTGCGCAAGACAGCGAGCCCGCCTTTTATCTCTCCTCGGTCACCTTTTCCGTGGAGCAGCAGACTTACACCCGTTACGGCATCATCGCCGAAGTGGGGCTGGAGCCCTTTGAACGGGGCATCATTCTGCCCCACGAGCGGACCTCCTCCAAGGTCAAGGCCGACCGGCTGCTTTTGACAAAGGCCACAAAAGCCAACTTCAGCCCCATCTTCTCCCTCTTTTCCGATGACGACAACCGGGTACTGAATCTGGTAAAACAGGCCACCGGCGGCAACACCCCGGATGCCTCCTTTGTGGATGACCGGGGCGAAAAACAGTGCCTGTGGCGCATCACGGACAAAGCCGTGCAGCAGGAGATCTCACGGGCAATGGCCGACAAACAGCTTTTTATCGCCGACGGCCACCACCGTTACGAAACGGCCCTGGCCTACCGGCAGTGGGTGGCCGACCAGACCCCGGATTTTTCCGACCGCCACCCGGCCGATTATGTGCTCATGTACCTGTCCAGCATGGCCGACCCCGGCCTGGTGATTCTCCCGGCCCACCGCCTGCTGAAGGGGGTGGCACCGGCCCGGCGCGACCGGTTCCTGGAAGAGGCGTCCGCCTGTTTCGACATTCAGACGATTCCCGTGACTGGGGCCGACCTGTCCGCGGCCCGGAAGGAACTGATGGGACAGCTGCAGGCCGATACCGCAAATAACACCATCGGCTGCGCCATCGGCGGTAAGGATGCCTTTTACCTGCTTACCCCCAAGCCCCGGGTGATGGAGACCGTCTTCTCAGGAGAGGTACCGCCGGTGCTCCGCACCCTTGACGTTACCGTGCTCACCCGGCTGATCCTGATCCAAATACTGGGGTACCCCCTTGCCGATCTGGATGACGAACATGTGCTGGCCTATACCAGCATCGCCGGCGAAGCATTTGACGCTGTGGCTTCAGGCGACTGCGACATGGCGTTCCTTTTAAACCCCACGACCAACGACCAGATGAAGGCCGTGGCAGGGGCCGGGGAGATCATGCCGAGAAAATCGACCTTTTATTATCCAAAAGTGTTTGCGGGACTTGTCTTAAGCAGCAAGGCAGGAACCCGCTGA
- a CDS encoding type II secretion system F family protein has translation MALYLWEGKRKDQSTQKGEMEAPSEEAVRAQLQRQRITPIKVKKKPKDLFENVAFLQPRVKEENVIIFARQFSTMIDAGLPIVQCLDILFSQEDNPTFRKILKSIKDSVEGGQTLADAMKPFPDQFDNLFVNMIAAGEAGGILDVILKRLSAYMEKAAKLKRQVKGAMMYPLITLSIAVLVVIVILVFVIPVFQEMFADFGKELPAPTQFVIFLSDTVKSQIHFIIIAFVLLVLAYRQFYKTEKGRLFMDGLFLKFPIVGILLRKVAVARFTRTMGTMLASGVSILDALDIVARTAGNKVVENAVFKVRSGISEGRTMADPLLESGVFPSMVCQMISVGESTGALDAMLEKIADFYEEEVDAAVESLTSAIEPLMMVFMGGLIGGLVVSMYLPVFQLAGAVSG, from the coding sequence ATGGCGCTTTATCTCTGGGAAGGAAAGCGAAAAGACCAGTCGACCCAGAAGGGCGAGATGGAGGCCCCCAGCGAGGAGGCGGTCCGTGCCCAGCTTCAGCGGCAGAGAATCACGCCGATAAAAGTCAAGAAAAAACCAAAAGATCTGTTTGAAAACGTCGCCTTTCTTCAGCCCAGGGTCAAGGAAGAGAATGTTATTATTTTTGCCCGCCAGTTCTCCACCATGATCGATGCCGGTCTGCCCATTGTTCAGTGTCTGGATATTCTTTTTTCCCAGGAGGACAACCCCACCTTCAGAAAGATTCTTAAAAGTATAAAGGACAGCGTGGAAGGGGGCCAGACCCTGGCCGACGCCATGAAGCCGTTTCCCGATCAGTTTGACAATCTGTTTGTCAACATGATCGCCGCCGGTGAGGCCGGTGGTATTCTGGATGTCATTCTGAAGCGGCTCTCCGCTTACATGGAAAAGGCGGCCAAGCTCAAGCGGCAGGTCAAGGGTGCCATGATGTACCCTCTGATCACCCTGTCCATTGCTGTTCTGGTGGTGATCGTGATTCTGGTGTTCGTCATTCCGGTGTTTCAGGAGATGTTTGCCGATTTCGGCAAAGAGCTGCCCGCCCCCACCCAGTTTGTCATTTTTCTTTCCGATACGGTGAAATCCCAGATTCATTTTATCATCATCGCCTTTGTACTGCTTGTCCTGGCCTACCGCCAGTTTTACAAGACGGAAAAGGGTCGCCTGTTCATGGACGGCCTTTTTCTCAAGTTCCCCATTGTAGGTATTCTGCTCCGCAAGGTGGCGGTTGCCCGATTCACTCGCACCATGGGTACCATGCTGGCCAGCGGCGTCTCCATTCTGGATGCTCTGGATATCGTGGCCCGCACCGCCGGCAACAAGGTGGTGGAAAACGCGGTCTTCAAGGTCCGTTCCGGCATTTCCGAAGGCCGCACCATGGCCGATCCCCTTCTGGAGAGCGGGGTCTTTCCGTCAATGGTGTGCCAGATGATTTCCGTTGGCGAGTCCACCGGCGCTCTGGATGCCATGCTGGAAAAGATCGCCGATTTTTATGAAGAAGAGGTGGATGCCGCCGTGGAAAGCCTGACCTCTGCCATTGAGCCGCTGATGATGGTCTTCATGGGCGGATTGATCGGCGGCCTGGTGGTCTCCATGTATCTGCCCGTCTTCCAACTGGCCGGCGCGGTATCCGGCTAG
- the serA gene encoding phosphoglycerate dehydrogenase — protein MKVLVSDKLGEAGIELFKNEPGIEVDVKTDLTPEALIQQIGTYDALIIRSATKVTAEVITAATNLKVIGRAGIGLDNVNVPAATQKGIVVMNTPTGNTITTAEHAIAMMMALSRNIPQATISLKAGRWEKKKLQGQEMMNKTLGLLGFGKIGSIVADRARGLRMNVIVFDPNVNPEKIQEAGYESVSLDELYARSDYITIHVPKMEKTIGLLNADAFSRMKDGIMIINCARGGIIDEAALYDALQSGKVAGAALDVFAKEPPGEHPLLTCENVICTPHLGASTQEAQTNVAVDVARQIIAYLKEGTIINAVNTPSVTGDRLARLKPYLELGRKLGLLLAQIHRGKLQEVAIEYSGEYHDLELGPISTALINGLLEPLVREGVNAVNAPAIAQEMGIKVTETLRAEPFDYLNLMTVRVTTTEQTDTVSGTLFGKIYPRIVEINDFRVDVSPEGHMLIILSENKPGVIGRIGTTFGEGGVNIVRFMVGNEAIEGQKNMVIIKTDEPVPADILETLKSKKVIFEATSVNF, from the coding sequence ATGAAGGTCCTGGTGAGTGACAAACTGGGAGAGGCAGGCATTGAACTGTTTAAAAATGAGCCCGGCATTGAGGTGGACGTAAAAACCGACCTGACGCCAGAAGCTCTCATTCAGCAGATCGGGACTTACGACGCCCTGATAATCCGCAGCGCCACCAAGGTGACCGCCGAGGTCATTACGGCGGCCACCAACCTCAAGGTGATCGGCCGGGCCGGCATCGGCCTGGACAACGTCAACGTGCCGGCCGCCACCCAGAAGGGCATCGTGGTAATGAACACGCCCACGGGCAACACCATCACCACCGCCGAACACGCCATTGCCATGATGATGGCTCTGTCCCGCAACATTCCCCAGGCCACCATCTCCCTGAAGGCCGGCCGGTGGGAAAAGAAAAAACTTCAGGGCCAGGAGATGATGAACAAAACCCTGGGCCTGCTGGGCTTCGGCAAGATCGGTTCCATCGTGGCGGACCGGGCACGGGGCCTGCGCATGAACGTGATCGTGTTCGACCCCAACGTGAACCCGGAAAAAATTCAGGAAGCCGGTTACGAAAGCGTCTCCCTGGATGAACTGTATGCCCGGTCCGACTACATCACCATTCATGTACCCAAAATGGAAAAAACCATCGGCCTGCTCAATGCCGACGCCTTTTCCAGGATGAAGGACGGGATCATGATCATCAACTGCGCCCGGGGCGGCATCATCGACGAAGCAGCCCTCTACGATGCCTTACAATCGGGAAAGGTGGCGGGCGCGGCCCTGGACGTGTTTGCCAAGGAGCCGCCCGGTGAACATCCCCTGCTGACCTGCGAAAACGTGATCTGCACGCCCCACCTGGGCGCCTCCACCCAGGAGGCCCAGACCAACGTAGCCGTGGACGTGGCCCGGCAGATCATCGCTTATCTGAAAGAGGGAACCATCATCAACGCGGTCAACACGCCCTCGGTGACCGGTGACCGCCTGGCCCGGCTCAAACCCTACCTGGAACTGGGCCGAAAGCTGGGGCTGCTGCTGGCCCAGATTCATCGCGGCAAACTGCAGGAAGTAGCCATTGAATACAGTGGCGAGTACCACGACCTGGAGCTGGGGCCCATTTCCACGGCCCTGATCAACGGGCTGCTGGAGCCTCTGGTGCGTGAGGGCGTCAACGCGGTCAACGCCCCGGCCATTGCCCAGGAGATGGGCATCAAGGTGACGGAAACCCTGCGGGCCGAGCCTTTTGACTACCTCAACCTGATGACGGTGCGGGTGACCACCACAGAGCAGACCGACACGGTATCCGGCACCCTGTTCGGTAAAATCTATCCCCGTATCGTGGAGATCAACGATTTCCGCGTGGATGTCAGCCCGGAAGGCCACATGCTGATCATTCTCAGCGAGAACAAGCCGGGCGTGATCGGCAGAATCGGCACCACCTTCGGCGAAGGGGGCGTCAACATCGTTCGCTTTATGGTGGGCAATGAAGCGATTGAGGGCCAGAAGAACATGGTGATCATCAAAACCGACGAGCCGGTGCCCGCCGATATCCTTGAGACGCTGAAGAGCAAAAAAGTCATCTTTGAGGCCACATCGGTCAACTTTTAA
- the lysS gene encoding lysine--tRNA ligase — MEKAESIIDIRREKMSALKAGGIDLFPSTFNVTHTVADMLGLIEAGRPPSPESDNLPVLAGRMMAINRFGKAAFVRFRDRTGLMQAYIQKDKVGSDAYALFKQMDVGDVIGLSGGLFQTKTGEWTVQAETIRLLCKATRPLPEKFHGLKDPEKRYRKRYLDLIMNSATRDVFIRRSRAIQAIRTFLLERDFLEVETPMMQPIPGGAEARPFVTHHNALDMDLFLRIAPELYLKRLVVGGFERVFEINRNFRNEGISTRHNPEFTMLEFYQAYADYQGLMAMTEDLFCHVAEAVTGSRQVVYQAHTIDFSGPWPRVPLLEALQRIGGVDAGILNDREALLAHAAARGVQIARTDTSTGKVITKLFDALVEPHLIQPTFITGYPVEVSPLSKASAQAPGFVDRFELFIAGNEIANGFSELNDPEEQRQRFAAQVAARKAGDDEAHFMDEDYIEALEYGMPPTAGEGIGIDRLVMLLTDAPSIREVILFPHMRREEAPGNA; from the coding sequence ATGGAAAAAGCCGAAAGCATAATTGACATACGCCGGGAAAAGATGTCGGCCCTCAAAGCCGGAGGGATTGATCTCTTCCCTTCCACTTTCAATGTCACCCACACGGTGGCCGACATGCTCGGGTTGATTGAGGCCGGACGGCCGCCGTCACCGGAGAGTGATAACCTGCCGGTACTGGCCGGCCGCATGATGGCCATCAACCGCTTCGGCAAGGCTGCCTTTGTCCGTTTCAGGGACCGTACCGGCCTGATGCAGGCTTACATACAGAAAGACAAGGTGGGCAGTGACGCCTACGCCCTTTTCAAGCAGATGGACGTGGGCGACGTTATCGGTCTTTCCGGGGGCCTGTTTCAGACAAAAACCGGGGAATGGACCGTTCAGGCCGAAACGATCCGGCTGCTCTGCAAGGCCACCCGGCCCCTGCCGGAAAAATTTCACGGTCTCAAGGATCCGGAAAAACGGTATCGGAAGCGGTACCTGGACCTGATCATGAACAGCGCCACCCGGGACGTCTTTATTCGTCGGAGCCGGGCGATCCAGGCCATTCGGACCTTTCTGCTGGAGCGGGATTTTCTGGAGGTGGAAACGCCCATGATGCAGCCCATTCCCGGCGGGGCCGAGGCCAGACCCTTTGTGACCCATCACAATGCCCTGGACATGGACCTGTTTCTTCGCATCGCGCCGGAACTCTATCTCAAGCGGCTGGTGGTGGGCGGTTTTGAGAGAGTGTTTGAAATCAACAGGAATTTTCGGAACGAAGGGATTTCCACCCGTCACAATCCGGAGTTCACCATGCTGGAGTTCTACCAGGCTTATGCCGACTACCAGGGCCTGATGGCCATGACCGAAGATCTGTTCTGCCATGTGGCTGAAGCGGTGACCGGTTCCCGGCAGGTCGTTTACCAGGCGCATACCATTGATTTTTCCGGACCCTGGCCCAGAGTGCCCCTGCTGGAGGCCCTGCAACGGATCGGCGGTGTGGACGCGGGGATACTGAACGACCGGGAGGCCCTGCTGGCCCATGCCGCGGCCAGAGGGGTGCAGATCGCCCGGACGGACACCAGCACCGGCAAGGTGATCACCAAGTTGTTCGACGCGCTGGTGGAGCCCCACCTGATTCAGCCCACCTTTATCACCGGCTATCCGGTGGAGGTCTCACCGCTTTCAAAAGCCAGCGCGCAGGCGCCGGGGTTTGTAGACCGGTTTGAACTGTTTATCGCGGGCAATGAAATCGCCAACGGATTTTCAGAGCTCAATGATCCCGAAGAGCAGCGCCAGCGGTTCGCGGCTCAGGTGGCGGCCCGGAAAGCCGGGGATGACGAGGCCCATTTCATGGATGAGGACTATATTGAGGCCCTTGAATACGGCATGCCGCCCACGGCCGGCGAAGGCATCGGCATCGACCGGCTGGTCATGCTGCTGACCGATGCGCCTTCCATTCGGGAGGTCATTCTTTTTCCCCATATGCGGCGGGAAGAAGCGCCGGGCAATGCCTGA
- a CDS encoding ABC transporter ATP-binding protein — protein MADPLIVGRDLYKGFHNDQFRVEVLTGVDIEIFRGETVAVVGASGIGKSTFLQILGALDPPDRGTLLFEGRDVYALGESELAALRNRYVGFVFQFHYLLPEFDALENVMMPVLIGSNDRPAAADAAEEILARVGLAHRLHHRPSELSGGEQQRVAIARALVLRPQIVLADEPTGNLDAKTSSRIHELLAELNGELGTTLIVATHNMGLASLMSRQMTIVDGKVKTVEDGSETES, from the coding sequence ATGGCGGATCCTCTGATCGTGGGCCGGGACCTGTACAAGGGTTTTCATAATGACCAGTTCCGGGTGGAGGTGCTCACCGGCGTGGATATCGAGATATTCAGGGGCGAGACCGTGGCCGTGGTCGGGGCGTCGGGCATCGGCAAGTCCACCTTTCTCCAGATACTGGGGGCACTGGATCCGCCGGACAGGGGCACCCTTTTGTTTGAAGGCCGGGATGTCTATGCCCTGGGCGAATCGGAGCTGGCGGCCTTGCGAAACCGCTACGTGGGGTTTGTGTTCCAGTTTCATTACCTGCTGCCCGAATTTGACGCGCTTGAAAACGTCATGATGCCCGTGTTGATCGGGTCTAACGACCGGCCCGCGGCCGCGGATGCCGCCGAGGAGATACTGGCCCGGGTGGGGCTGGCCCACCGGCTGCACCATCGCCCTTCCGAGCTTTCCGGCGGTGAGCAGCAGCGCGTGGCCATTGCCCGTGCCCTTGTGCTGCGTCCTCAGATCGTGCTGGCCGATGAGCCCACCGGCAATCTGGACGCAAAAACCAGCAGCCGCATTCACGAATTGCTGGCTGAGCTGAACGGGGAACTGGGCACGACGCTTATTGTCGCCACTCATAACATGGGGCTTGCGTCCCTGATGTCCCGGCAAATGACCATTGTGGACGGGAAAGTGAAAACTGTTGAAGACGGATCAGAAACGGAGTCCTGA
- the metK gene encoding methionine adenosyltransferase → MGRTHLFTSESVTEGHPDKVADCISDAVLDALISQDKNCRVACETLVTTGVAFIAGEITANATVNFPDIVRDTIRRIGYTSSDMGFDWQTCSVVTSIDKQSPDIAQGVNEGDGLFKEQGAGDQGLMFGFACDETPELMPAPISYAHKLTKQLADVRKNGVLDFLRPDGKSQVTVQYEDGQPKRIDTIVISSQHSPDVTYDELKDRIIAEVILPVIPGELLDEQTKYFINPTGRFVVGGPMGDCGLTGRKIIVDTYGGMGRHGGGCFSGKDPSKVDRSASYMGRHVAKNIVAAGIAKRCEVQVAYAIGVAQPVSVMVDLMGTGRIPEADAERIVREVFDLRPAAIIDYLDLKRPIYGPTAAYGHFGRTGDSFPWESTRRADEIRGKAGI, encoded by the coding sequence ATGGGCAGGACACATCTTTTTACATCCGAATCCGTTACCGAAGGCCATCCCGACAAGGTGGCCGACTGCATCTCCGACGCTGTTCTTGACGCCCTGATCAGCCAGGACAAAAACTGCCGCGTGGCATGTGAAACCCTTGTCACCACGGGTGTTGCGTTTATCGCCGGTGAAATCACGGCCAATGCCACGGTCAACTTTCCCGATATCGTCCGGGACACCATTCGCCGGATCGGTTATACCTCTTCGGACATGGGGTTTGACTGGCAGACCTGCTCCGTGGTGACCAGCATTGACAAGCAGTCTCCGGACATCGCCCAGGGCGTGAACGAGGGGGACGGTCTTTTCAAGGAACAGGGGGCAGGGGACCAGGGGCTGATGTTCGGGTTTGCCTGTGATGAAACCCCTGAACTCATGCCGGCCCCCATCAGCTACGCTCACAAGCTGACAAAACAGCTTGCCGATGTGCGCAAAAACGGGGTGCTTGATTTTTTAAGGCCTGACGGCAAATCCCAGGTCACGGTTCAGTATGAGGACGGCCAGCCCAAAAGGATCGATACCATTGTCATTTCCTCCCAGCACAGCCCGGACGTGACGTATGACGAACTCAAAGACCGGATTATCGCGGAGGTGATTCTGCCCGTGATACCCGGAGAACTGCTGGATGAACAGACAAAATATTTTATCAACCCCACAGGCCGTTTTGTGGTAGGCGGGCCCATGGGAGACTGTGGTCTCACCGGCAGAAAGATCATCGTGGATACCTACGGCGGCATGGGCCGTCACGGCGGCGGCTGTTTTTCCGGCAAGGATCCCTCCAAGGTGGACAGAAGCGCTTCTTATATGGGCCGGCACGTGGCCAAGAATATCGTGGCCGCCGGTATTGCCAAACGGTGCGAGGTGCAGGTAGCCTATGCCATCGGCGTGGCCCAGCCGGTATCGGTCATGGTGGATCTCATGGGGACCGGTCGCATTCCCGAGGCCGATGCCGAGCGGATCGTGCGGGAGGTGTTCGATTTGCGACCGGCAGCCATCATCGATTACCTGGATCTGAAGCGGCCCATCTACGGGCCCACCGCCGCCTACGGCCATTTCGGCCGCACCGGCGACAGCTTCCCCTGGGAATCGACCCGCCGGGCCGATGAGATTCGCGGCAAGGCGGGAATATAG